One Thalassotalea hakodatensis DNA segment encodes these proteins:
- the glmM gene encoding phosphoglucosamine mutase gives MSERKYFGTDGVRGLVGKYPITPDFVMKLGYAAGKVLAAQGTKKVLIGKDTRISGYMLESALEAGFSAAGVDIGLLGPMPTPGIAYLTKTFRAEAGIVISASHNPFYDNGIKFFSQDGQKLPDEVELAIEAELDKEITCVDSAALGKATRIADASGRYIEFCKSNFPSQYSLKDLKIVVDCAHGATYHIAPNVFRELGANVVEIGTKPNGTNINDECGATSMAAISAAVVEHQADLGIALDGDGDRLMMVDHTGYVLDGDECVFVIACNDLKSGNIRGGVVGTLMSNMGLELALADMGVPFARSNVGDRYVMEMLNENGWQLGAENSGHIINLNHTSTGDGIIAALNVLTAMCASTKTLFELRQGMKKLPQVLVNVRFSGETDPLTEDSVVASVHQVNETLKGRGRVLLRKSGTEPLIRVMVEGPDHDEVTSLANEIADAVKKAC, from the coding sequence ATGTCTGAAAGAAAATATTTTGGTACTGATGGCGTAAGAGGCTTAGTAGGCAAATACCCAATCACCCCAGACTTTGTCATGAAATTAGGATATGCAGCCGGTAAGGTGTTAGCAGCACAAGGCACGAAAAAAGTATTAATAGGTAAAGATACAAGGATTTCTGGTTATATGCTTGAATCAGCACTTGAAGCTGGTTTTTCGGCAGCAGGTGTTGATATTGGTTTGTTAGGTCCAATGCCTACTCCAGGTATTGCTTATTTAACAAAAACATTTCGTGCGGAAGCTGGTATTGTTATCAGCGCGTCCCATAACCCTTTTTACGACAACGGTATTAAATTTTTCTCACAAGACGGACAAAAGCTACCTGACGAAGTGGAACTGGCTATTGAAGCCGAACTGGATAAAGAGATTACTTGCGTAGATTCAGCAGCACTCGGTAAAGCAACGCGTATTGCTGATGCATCTGGACGGTATATTGAATTTTGTAAAAGTAATTTTCCGAGTCAATATTCATTAAAAGATTTGAAAATTGTGGTTGATTGCGCTCACGGTGCAACCTATCACATTGCTCCTAATGTTTTCAGAGAATTAGGAGCGAATGTTGTTGAAATAGGCACAAAGCCAAACGGTACGAATATTAATGATGAATGTGGTGCAACTTCAATGGCCGCTATTAGCGCTGCTGTTGTTGAACATCAAGCTGATTTAGGTATCGCTTTAGATGGTGATGGAGATCGACTGATGATGGTTGATCATACTGGCTATGTGCTTGATGGTGATGAATGCGTCTTTGTGATTGCTTGTAATGATTTGAAATCAGGTAATATACGTGGTGGTGTCGTTGGTACGTTGATGAGTAATATGGGCTTAGAATTAGCGTTAGCTGACATGGGCGTACCTTTTGCTCGAAGTAATGTAGGTGATCGCTACGTAATGGAAATGCTTAACGAAAATGGCTGGCAACTTGGCGCTGAAAATTCAGGTCATATTATCAATTTAAATCATACATCAACAGGCGATGGTATTATTGCCGCGCTTAATGTACTTACAGCTATGTGTGCGTCAACTAAAACATTATTTGAGTTACGACAAGGCATGAAAAAATTACCGCAAGTGCTAGTTAATGTAAGGTTCTCTGGCGAAACTGATCCGTTAACTGAAGATAGCGTTGTAGCATCTGTGCATCAAGTAAATGAGACCTTGAAAGGTCGAGGTCGCGTATTACTGAGAAAGTCTGGTACAGAACCTCTTATTCGAGTGATGGTGGAAGGGCCGGATCATGATGAAGTGACCTCTCTTGCGAATGAAATTGCTGATGCAGTAAAAAAAGCTTGTTAG
- the rlmE gene encoding 23S rRNA (uridine(2552)-2'-O)-methyltransferase RlmE, with the protein MSKKKLSNSSQRWMQEHFDDEYVKKAQKLGLRSRAVFKIEEINEKDKLIKSGMKVVDLGAAPGGWSEYAVKAVGDTGQVVACDILSMDPIAGVDFLQGDFREDAVLDALLTRIDGKNIDVVLSDMAANFTGNDAADSARSMYLVELALDMCNQVLKKNGAFVVKVFQGAGFDQFMQEVKQIFKVVKVRKPQSSRARSREVYLVATGFKL; encoded by the coding sequence ATGAGTAAAAAAAAATTATCAAACAGTAGTCAACGTTGGATGCAAGAGCATTTTGATGACGAATACGTTAAAAAGGCGCAGAAGCTTGGTTTGCGTTCACGCGCGGTATTTAAAATTGAAGAAATTAACGAGAAAGACAAGTTAATTAAATCAGGCATGAAAGTGGTAGACTTAGGTGCCGCGCCAGGTGGTTGGTCTGAATACGCAGTAAAAGCGGTGGGAGATACAGGCCAAGTTGTTGCTTGTGATATTTTATCGATGGATCCAATCGCCGGTGTTGATTTTTTACAAGGTGACTTTCGTGAAGACGCGGTACTTGATGCACTATTAACGCGAATTGATGGCAAAAATATTGATGTAGTACTGTCAGATATGGCAGCAAATTTTACTGGGAATGATGCCGCTGACTCAGCAAGAAGTATGTATTTAGTAGAATTAGCGTTAGATATGTGTAATCAAGTACTCAAGAAAAACGGTGCTTTTGTGGTTAAAGTGTTTCAAGGCGCTGGCTTTGATCAATTCATGCAAGAAGTAAAACAAATTTTTAAAGTGGTCAAGGTGAGGAAGCCACAATCTTCACGCGCAAGATCAAGAGAAGTATATCTTGTGGCGACAGGCTTTAAATTGTAG
- the queF gene encoding NADPH-dependent 7-cyano-7-deazaguanine reductase QueF (Catalyzes the NADPH-dependent reduction of 7-cyano-7-deazaguanine (preQ0) to 7-aminomethyl-7-deazaguanine (preQ1) in queuosine biosynthesis), with product MSQYKNANALEKLTLGKNTEYASQYNAALLQGVPRRLNRDSLSLDENTLPFMGEDVWYGYEISWLNAKGKPIVRVAEFSFPCTSENIIESKSFKLYLNSFNQTTFSSEQEVKTAMKNDLSAVCGAQANVILFPVDKCPALEINTPNARCLDELDIEMHDYQLSSALLNTESDTVVSEVLVSHLLKSNCLITNQPDWASLFISYKGKKINHSALLKYIISFREHNEFHEQCVERIFCDLMTICQPEALTVYARYTRRGGLDINPFRSTHESVAPKTRTLRQ from the coding sequence ATGAGCCAATATAAAAACGCCAACGCACTTGAAAAGCTAACGTTAGGCAAAAACACTGAATATGCGAGCCAATACAATGCAGCTTTACTTCAAGGCGTACCAAGACGTTTAAACAGAGATTCATTATCACTCGATGAAAATACTCTACCATTTATGGGAGAAGATGTTTGGTATGGCTATGAAATTTCGTGGCTAAATGCAAAAGGGAAGCCGATTGTTAGAGTGGCAGAATTTAGCTTTCCTTGTACCAGTGAAAATATTATCGAATCAAAATCATTTAAGCTTTATCTGAACAGTTTTAACCAAACAACGTTTTCAAGTGAACAAGAGGTTAAAACAGCGATGAAAAATGACTTATCAGCGGTATGCGGCGCCCAGGCTAATGTCATTCTATTCCCCGTAGATAAGTGCCCTGCCCTTGAAATTAACACACCAAATGCAAGGTGTTTAGATGAATTAGATATTGAAATGCATGATTACCAATTATCTTCCGCATTATTAAACACAGAAAGTGACACTGTGGTAAGCGAAGTGTTAGTTTCACACCTTCTTAAATCTAATTGTTTAATCACTAACCAGCCTGACTGGGCATCATTATTCATTAGCTATAAAGGAAAGAAAATAAACCACTCGGCACTGTTAAAATACATCATTTCTTTTAGAGAGCATAATGAGTTTCACGAACAGTGTGTAGAACGCATCTTTTGCGACTTAATGACAATATGCCAACCAGAAGCGTTAACTGTGTATGCTAGATACACTCGACGAGGAGGGTTAGATATCAATCCATTTCGCTCAACCCACGAAAGCGTTGCTCCGAAAACCAGAACATTACGCCAATAA
- a CDS encoding DUF4760 domain-containing protein has product MDIDKVKENYWKVTDEYRSAWRFFKAVFFVTIVFYVYAKLDSMFAIYGQIRLVAGFFAHLIEQLPSKYVSAGAIMLSALVAICMGVYTTNMNRKIARKRATADILTTIETDKDIIAAENTFKTLKTQKFAPLMAAAYKGVAIDPINDRKRVRLELQIITFLNMYENLFLGVMMDVYDELLLFKYKRGAVLTHWKEVEPLIKEWREIDENPALYEVFERFANDWHQNKFVCRGRPFPFYYQHNLDNVIVQHDSILMKH; this is encoded by the coding sequence ATGGACATTGATAAAGTTAAAGAAAACTACTGGAAAGTTACTGATGAATACCGATCCGCATGGCGGTTTTTCAAAGCAGTTTTCTTCGTTACCATAGTCTTTTATGTCTATGCAAAATTAGATTCTATGTTTGCTATTTATGGTCAAATTAGACTAGTAGCAGGCTTTTTTGCACATCTAATAGAACAACTTCCCTCTAAATATGTTTCAGCAGGAGCAATAATGCTTTCTGCCCTTGTGGCAATCTGCATGGGGGTTTATACAACAAACATGAACAGAAAGATTGCTCGAAAAAGGGCAACAGCAGACATCCTTACTACGATAGAAACAGATAAAGATATAATTGCCGCAGAAAATACTTTCAAAACATTAAAAACACAAAAGTTCGCACCTTTAATGGCTGCTGCTTATAAAGGTGTTGCAATAGATCCCATAAATGATCGCAAACGCGTTAGGCTTGAGCTTCAAATAATTACTTTTTTGAATATGTATGAAAATTTATTTTTGGGCGTCATGATGGATGTTTACGATGAACTTTTGTTGTTCAAATATAAAAGAGGCGCTGTTTTAACACACTGGAAAGAAGTAGAGCCGCTAATTAAAGAGTGGCGAGAAATAGATGAAAACCCGGCACTCTATGAAGTTTTTGAACGTTTTGCAAATGATTGGCATCAAAATAAATTTGTATGTAGGGGAAGGCCATTCCCATTTTACTATCAACATAATTTAGACAATGTTATCGTTCAGCATGACAGCATTTTAATGAAACATTAA
- the yhbY gene encoding ribosome assembly RNA-binding protein YhbY, protein MSLNKKQIQYLKGKAHSLKPVVLLGSNGLTEAVIAEIDYALNHHELIKVKIPTDDREVKGLIVDAICKETNAVKVQLIGKTLVVYRQSEEKKIHIPKL, encoded by the coding sequence ATGAGTTTAAATAAAAAACAAATTCAGTATTTAAAAGGTAAAGCGCATTCGTTAAAACCTGTAGTACTTTTAGGTAGTAATGGCTTAACAGAAGCCGTGATCGCAGAAATCGATTATGCGCTTAATCATCACGAATTGATTAAAGTCAAAATTCCAACCGATGATAGAGAAGTGAAAGGGTTAATTGTTGATGCTATATGTAAAGAAACAAATGCAGTGAAAGTGCAATTAATTGGTAAAACCTTGGTCGTATATCGTCAAAGTGAAGAGAAAAAAATTCACATTCCTAAGCTTTAA
- the ftsH gene encoding ATP-dependent zinc metalloprotease FtsH encodes MAKNLILWLVIAVVLMSVFQSFTPGSSNEQTMNYTRFIQDVRQGQVREVVVDRNGVIKGTKRSGEQFTAVIPGGYDRDLINDLVKQGVTASGEKPEETSFLTSVFISWFPMILLIGVWIFFMRQMQGGGGKGAMSFGKSKARLLSEDQIKTTFADVAGCDEAKEEVAELVDYLKDPSRFQKLGGRIPSGVLMVGQPGTGKTLLAKAIAGEAKVPFFTISGSDFVEMFVGVGASRVRDMFEQAKKSAPCIIFIDEIDAVGRQRGAGLGGGHDEREQTLNQMLVEMDGFEGNEGVIVIAATNRPDVLDPALLRPGRFDRQVTVGLPDIRGREQILKVHMRKVPIGDDVKASVIARGTPGFSGADLANLVNEAALFAARSSRRLVSMEEFEKAKDKILMGAERKSMVMSEDEKAMTAYHEAGHAIVGRLVPEHDPVYKVSIIPRGRALGVTMYLPEQDRFSHSKQHLESNISSLYGGRIAEEIIYGADKVSTGASNDIERATNLARKMVTQWGLSEKMGPMLFAEEEGEVFLGRTSAKSLHMSDDTAKSIDGEIKRIINDNYQRAEQILKDNMDILHAMKDALMHYETIDANQIDDLMNRREVRPPSDFHGDNSSGSDNPPKAPTGEKKTEPDLNKPSDIPAK; translated from the coding sequence ATGGCAAAAAATCTGATTTTATGGTTAGTAATAGCCGTGGTATTAATGTCGGTTTTCCAGAGTTTTACTCCGGGAAGCAGTAACGAACAGACAATGAATTACACGCGTTTCATCCAAGATGTTCGTCAAGGGCAAGTGCGTGAAGTTGTTGTTGATCGTAATGGTGTTATTAAAGGCACTAAGCGCAGTGGTGAACAGTTTACAGCTGTAATACCTGGTGGTTACGATCGTGACTTAATTAATGACCTTGTTAAGCAAGGCGTTACTGCATCTGGTGAGAAGCCAGAAGAAACAAGTTTCTTAACCTCAGTATTTATTTCTTGGTTCCCAATGATATTACTGATTGGTGTTTGGATTTTCTTCATGCGCCAAATGCAAGGCGGTGGTGGTAAAGGCGCTATGTCTTTTGGTAAATCAAAAGCACGTTTATTAAGTGAAGATCAAATTAAAACGACCTTTGCTGATGTAGCCGGTTGTGATGAAGCAAAAGAAGAGGTTGCTGAATTAGTTGATTACTTAAAAGATCCATCAAGATTTCAAAAGCTTGGTGGTCGTATTCCATCAGGTGTATTGATGGTAGGTCAGCCGGGTACTGGTAAAACATTACTTGCTAAAGCGATTGCTGGTGAAGCAAAGGTACCTTTCTTTACTATTTCAGGTTCAGACTTTGTTGAAATGTTTGTTGGTGTTGGTGCTTCACGTGTTCGTGATATGTTTGAACAAGCGAAAAAATCAGCGCCATGTATTATCTTCATCGATGAAATTGACGCAGTAGGTCGCCAACGTGGTGCAGGTTTAGGCGGTGGTCATGATGAACGTGAACAAACGTTAAACCAAATGTTAGTTGAAATGGACGGTTTTGAAGGTAATGAAGGCGTAATTGTTATTGCTGCAACCAACAGACCGGACGTACTTGACCCTGCATTGTTACGTCCAGGTCGATTTGACCGTCAAGTAACGGTAGGTTTGCCTGATATTCGTGGTCGTGAACAAATTCTTAAAGTGCATATGCGCAAAGTGCCAATTGGTGATGATGTAAAAGCTTCTGTCATTGCTCGTGGTACACCTGGTTTTTCAGGTGCTGATTTAGCAAACCTAGTTAACGAAGCAGCTTTATTTGCAGCGCGTTCTTCTCGTCGATTAGTGTCGATGGAAGAGTTCGAAAAAGCGAAAGATAAAATATTGATGGGTGCAGAGCGCAAATCAATGGTAATGAGCGAAGACGAAAAAGCTATGACGGCTTACCATGAAGCCGGACATGCCATTGTTGGTCGCTTGGTCCCAGAACATGATCCTGTTTATAAAGTAAGTATTATTCCTCGGGGTCGTGCATTAGGTGTAACCATGTACTTACCAGAACAGGATAGATTTAGTCATAGTAAACAGCACTTAGAAAGTAATATTTCATCGTTATACGGTGGCCGTATTGCAGAAGAAATTATTTATGGTGCTGATAAAGTATCAACGGGTGCATCAAATGATATTGAACGTGCGACTAACTTAGCACGTAAAATGGTGACTCAATGGGGCTTATCTGAAAAAATGGGGCCAATGTTGTTTGCTGAGGAAGAAGGTGAAGTATTCTTAGGAAGAACTTCAGCGAAATCGTTACATATGTCTGATGATACTGCGAAGTCTATCGATGGTGAAATCAAACGTATTATCAATGATAATTATCAACGTGCTGAACAGATCTTAAAAGACAACATGGATATATTGCATGCGATGAAAGATGCGCTAATGCATTATGAAACTATTGATGCAAATCAAATTGATGATTTAATGAATCGTCGTGAAGTTAGACCACCATCAGACTTCCATGGTGATAACTCATCTGGCTCAGATAATCCACCTAAAGCCCCAACAGGTGAGAAAAAGACCGAGCCTGATCTTAATAAGCCGAGTGACATACCCGCTAAATAA
- the secG gene encoding preprotein translocase subunit SecG — protein sequence MYQVLIVVYLIVAICLIGLVLLQQGKGADMGASFGAGSSGTIFGSSGSGNFLTRATTWLAIAFFAISLVLGNLTANRVKSGDEWNDLAAPTEQTAIESSVEPAADANDEVPTATEAKKNNDSEIPD from the coding sequence TTGTATCAAGTATTAATTGTTGTCTATTTAATTGTTGCTATCTGCCTCATTGGCCTTGTGTTACTTCAGCAAGGTAAAGGTGCAGATATGGGGGCATCGTTTGGTGCAGGCTCATCGGGTACCATTTTTGGTTCAAGTGGCTCTGGTAACTTTCTTACGCGTGCAACAACATGGTTAGCAATTGCTTTTTTCGCCATTAGTTTAGTGTTAGGTAACTTAACGGCTAATCGTGTTAAATCTGGTGACGAATGGAATGACTTAGCAGCGCCAACAGAGCAAACTGCTATTGAATCAAGCGTTGAACCAGCAGCTGATGCTAATGATGAAGTACCTACTGCGACTGAAGCTAAGAAAAACAACGATAGCGAAATACCAGATTAA
- the tpiA gene encoding triose-phosphate isomerase, with translation MNRSVIVAANWKMNGNLALIKEMTSALANVSLSSNTRVVVCPSFPYLSAFAQARVDKALDKKIMLGSQNASEHQQGAFTGEVSNSMLQEFGVNYVILGHSERRSINKETSTLVAHKVRSVLDAGMTPILCIGESEQERETGQTNVVLAAQIQPVIDEIGIEKFADVVIAYEPVWAIGTGKTASPELAQETHQYIRQFIADINQLIAEKLSILYGGSVNAANCQQLFAQSDIDGGLIGGASLKVDEFTKICSTV, from the coding sequence ATGAACAGATCAGTGATAGTTGCCGCGAATTGGAAAATGAACGGTAATTTAGCATTAATCAAAGAAATGACCTCTGCACTAGCGAATGTGTCACTTTCTTCTAATACCCGTGTGGTAGTTTGTCCTAGTTTTCCATATCTATCAGCGTTTGCACAAGCGCGAGTAGATAAAGCTCTTGATAAAAAAATAATGCTAGGTAGTCAGAACGCAAGTGAACATCAACAAGGTGCATTCACAGGTGAAGTGTCTAATAGTATGTTACAAGAGTTTGGCGTTAATTACGTGATCTTAGGTCACTCAGAACGCAGAAGTATTAATAAAGAAACAAGTACATTAGTTGCCCATAAAGTCCGTTCTGTGCTTGACGCTGGTATGACTCCAATATTGTGTATTGGCGAAAGTGAACAAGAACGAGAAACAGGACAAACGAATGTAGTGCTAGCCGCACAAATACAGCCTGTTATTGATGAAATAGGTATAGAGAAATTTGCCGATGTTGTTATTGCTTACGAGCCTGTTTGGGCGATAGGTACAGGAAAAACAGCATCACCAGAACTGGCGCAAGAAACGCACCAGTATATTCGTCAGTTTATTGCGGATATAAATCAGCTAATCGCTGAAAAACTTTCAATTTTATATGGTGGTAGTGTTAACGCTGCCAATTGCCAGCAATTATTTGCACAGTCTGACATAGACGGTGGTTTAATTGGTGGTGCTAGCTTAAAAGTTGATGAATTTACTAAAATTTGTTCAACGGTATAA
- a CDS encoding DUF3192 domain-containing protein: MKKSLIALLVAAPLTFSLTGCVVAVGGDDDHAFTSGFTDREYNNRKKIARINLGASYGDVSRDLGVADFNENYRKDDKNIQVLFYRTNRVHKDDLTTKDECTYLYFVNGELKETGQGGDFSRNTGL; the protein is encoded by the coding sequence ATGAAAAAATCACTTATCGCATTACTTGTTGCTGCACCATTAACGTTTTCTTTAACAGGGTGTGTTGTTGCTGTTGGTGGTGATGATGATCATGCATTTACTTCTGGCTTTACTGATCGTGAATATAACAACCGTAAAAAAATTGCACGTATTAACTTAGGGGCTAGCTACGGTGATGTTTCTAGAGATTTGGGTGTTGCTGACTTTAATGAAAATTATCGAAAAGATGATAAAAACATTCAGGTATTATTCTATCGCACAAATCGCGTACACAAAGATGATTTAACCACGAAAGATGAATGTACCTATCTATACTTTGTAAATGGGGAATTAAAAGAAACGGGTCAGGGTGGTGACTTTTCCCGAAATACAGGTTTATAG
- the folP gene encoding dihydropteroate synthase, protein MGILNVTPDSFSDGGNYTAVDSAILQAKRMIDEGASIIDIGGESTRPGAAEVSVEEELQRTIPVIEAIKARFDIVVSIDTSKARVMAEAISAGVDLINDVRALQEEGCIDVVAKSKVPVCLMHMQGQPRTMQTKPQYNDVVNDIMQFFVQRISTCERAGIAKDRIIVDPGFGFGKTLEQNYHLLANLAEFKRLNLPILSGTSRKSMIGNLLKRDVSQRLAGSLTTAVLAVEAGASIIRVHDVQETVDSIKILQYMHQQQALAC, encoded by the coding sequence ATGGGTATTTTAAATGTTACCCCTGATTCTTTCTCTGATGGTGGCAATTACACTGCCGTTGACAGCGCTATTTTACAAGCTAAACGTATGATAGATGAAGGTGCATCAATTATTGATATAGGCGGTGAATCTACACGCCCTGGTGCTGCTGAAGTTTCAGTTGAAGAAGAGTTGCAACGCACGATTCCGGTAATAGAAGCAATAAAAGCGCGCTTTGATATAGTTGTTTCCATAGACACAAGTAAAGCTAGGGTGATGGCTGAAGCGATATCCGCGGGCGTCGATTTAATTAACGATGTAAGAGCTCTGCAAGAAGAAGGCTGTATTGATGTCGTTGCTAAATCAAAAGTGCCCGTGTGTTTAATGCATATGCAAGGTCAACCTCGTACCATGCAAACCAAACCGCAATATAATGACGTTGTTAACGATATTATGCAGTTCTTCGTTCAACGCATTTCAACTTGCGAACGGGCAGGTATTGCAAAGGATAGAATTATTGTCGATCCTGGTTTTGGTTTTGGGAAAACACTTGAACAAAATTATCATTTATTGGCAAACTTAGCGGAATTTAAGCGCCTTAATTTACCGATATTGTCAGGAACTTCACGAAAATCGATGATCGGTAATTTACTAAAACGTGATGTATCACAAAGGCTTGCTGGCAGTTTAACAACAGCAGTGTTAGCTGTAGAAGCAGGCGCTTCAATAATTAGAGTACATGATGTACAAGAAACTGTAGATTCAATAAAAATATTACAATATATGCACCAACAGCAAGCCTTAGCTTGTTAA
- the syd gene encoding SecY-interacting protein has translation METKQLPKLTELILNFGQQYLSEFKSKLGHYPVIEADEEWPSPCELTPFDEQLVTWQPIKIEDNLSFDNVEEALSITLHPSIKTYFTTQYSESIPANCQEGNLQLLFAWSKKDFERLQQNMIGHILMKKKLKQNITLFFALTDKDDIILTVDNESGEVWVENVGAKPHKKVADSLVSFIASLSPDIYLEE, from the coding sequence ATGGAAACGAAACAATTGCCAAAATTAACTGAATTAATACTTAACTTTGGACAGCAGTACCTAAGTGAATTCAAAAGTAAACTTGGACATTATCCTGTTATTGAAGCAGACGAAGAATGGCCTTCACCCTGCGAATTAACACCATTTGATGAGCAATTGGTTACTTGGCAGCCTATAAAGATTGAAGACAATTTAAGCTTCGATAATGTTGAAGAAGCACTTTCTATTACGCTTCATCCGAGCATCAAAACATATTTTACAACGCAATATAGCGAGAGCATTCCTGCTAATTGCCAGGAAGGGAACCTTCAATTACTTTTTGCATGGAGTAAAAAAGATTTTGAGCGACTACAACAAAATATGATCGGGCATATTTTGATGAAAAAAAAGCTTAAACAAAATATCACGTTATTTTTCGCATTAACCGATAAAGACGATATTATTTTAACAGTTGATAACGAATCTGGCGAAGTGTGGGTAGAAAATGTGGGCGCTAAGCCTCACAAAAAAGTCGCTGATAGTCTTGTCTCTTTTATTGCCTCGTTATCTCCAGATATCTATTTAGAAGAATAA